From the Solanum pennellii chromosome 4, SPENNV200 genome, one window contains:
- the LOC107015591 gene encoding uncharacterized protein At4g14342 isoform X1, producing the protein MQASDRFNINSQLEHLQAKYVGTGHADLTRFEWAVNIQRDSYASYVGHYPMLAYFAIAENESIGRERYNFMQKMLLPCGLPPEREDD; encoded by the exons ATGCAG GCTAGTGATAGGTTCAATATCAACTCTCAGCTTGAGCACTTGCAAGCTAAATACGTTGGAACAGGACATGCCGACTTGACTCgatt TGAGTGGGCAGTGAACATTCAGCGTGACAGTTACGCATCTTATGTTGGACACTACCCAATGTTGGCATATTTTGCCATTGCAGAAAATGAATCAATCGGAAGAGAGCGCTACAATTTTATGCAG AAAATGCTTTTGCCTTGTGGTCTTCCACCTGAAAGGGAAGACGACTAA
- the LOC107015969 gene encoding uncharacterized protein LOC107015969 isoform X1 has protein sequence MSPLTIQLQPSPFPLTNPANPQITIFTLPNRPRILIPQATFSSSSNSPLWTISEIARAVNGRIIRWGPPGTVCTDTRTLEPGQWFLPLVGQNFDAHNFVTPKLATKGCVGVIGNWVCEGWNNGFVQVEGDTMSSLKRLGFYARNRFTGCLIGLTGSVGKTTTKTMIALALESVGTVYYSPGNWNNEIGIALSLIGMSRDVGFGVLEMGMSKKGEILELSRMCRPDVRVILNVNAAHLENFANLEEVSMAKGEILREAMPGDVCVLNGDDPLVMSLPVPVGVKKVVFGRQFGCDVRLVSSQIIDRGRRVEIVLEGFNEMVKFVISSPGLHLAVNACAAAAVASALGVPLALAGKSLSRFIPVHRRSELEVTKNGITIINDVYNASPASTQAAIDLLRNIDCKGKRVAILGDMLELGPTEFKFHELMLQICCDAQFDVVALVGMRFVRAAESTDFGPDTKLVCTTDAHQMASKIIDYLNSGDVVLVKGSRRIRMEVIVDAVKSIHFGVPLCHAVMSKCD, from the exons ATGAGTCCACTGACCATTCAACTTCAGCCTTCTCCATTCCCACTTACAAATCCAGCAAACCCCCAAATCACCATTTTCACTTTACCCAACAGACCAAGAATCTTGATTCCTCAAGCgacattttcttcttcatcaaattctcCTCTTTGGACCATTTCAGAGATAGCCAGGGCTGTTAATGGCAGAATCATCAGATGGGGTCCACCTGGAACAGTCTGTACGGACACCAGAACCCTTGAACCAGGACAATGGTTTCTCCCCCTTGTTGGACAAAACTTTGATGCCCATAATTTCGTTACCCCTAAATTAGCCACAAAAGGGTGTGTTGGAGTGATTGGGAACTGGGTTTGTGAGGGTTGGAACAATGGGTTTGTACAGGTAGAAGGTGACACTATGAGTTCTTTAAAAAGATTAGGTTTTTATGCAAGAAACAGGTTTACTGGTTGTTTAATTGGTTTGACAGGAAGTGTGGGGAAAACTACTACAAAGACTATGATAGCATTAGCTTTGGAGAGTGTTGGAACTGTTTATTATAGTCCAGGGAACTGGAATAACGAGATTGGGATTGCGTTATCGCTTATTGGGATGTCGAGGGATGTCGGGTTTGGTGTTTTGGAGATGGGGAtgagcaagaaaggagaaatcTTGGAGCTGTCCAGGATGTGTAGACCAGATGTAAGGGTGATTTTGAATGTGAATGCTGCACATTTGGAGAATTTCGCGAACTTGGAGGAGGTTTCCATGGCGAAAGGGGAGATTTTAAGAGAAGCAATGCCAGGGGATGTGTGTGTATTGAATGGTGATGATCCCCTTGTCATGAGCCTCCCAGTTCCAGTTGGAGTTAAGAAG GTGGTTTTTGGTCGACAGTTTGGCTGTGATGTTCGTTTAGTTTCTTCACAAATCATAGACAGAGGTCGCAGAGTAGAAATTGTTCTAGAAGGGTTCAACGAGAT GGTTAAATTTGTTATCTCCAGTCCTGGCTTGCATTTGGCCGTTAATGCATGTGCAGCTGCTGCTGTCGCTAGTGCTCTTGGCGTTCCGCTTGCTCTAGCTGGAAAGTCCTTATCCAGATTTATACCTGTTCACCGAAGATCAGAGCTTGAAGTGACCAAGAATGGGATTACAATAATAAATGATGTTTACAATGCAAGTCCAGCTAGTACTCAAGCTGCAATTGACTTGTTAAGAAACATTGACTGCAAAGGTAAACGAGTTGCTATACTCGGAGACATGCTTGAACTTGGTCCAACAGAATTCAAGTTTCATGAGTTGATGCTACAGATTTGCTGCGATGCTCAGTTTGATGTGGTTGCACTTGTTGGAATGAGGTTTGTACGTGCAGCTGAGAGTACAGACTTTGGGCCAGATACAAAACTGGTCTGCACTACTGATGCTCACCAGATGGCTTCTAAAATCATCGATTATCTAAATAGTGGTGATGTCGTCCTAGTCAAAGGCAGTCGTCGAATAAGAATGGAGGTAATTGTCGATGCGGTTAAGTCTATCCACTTTGGTGTCCCACTTTGCCATGCAGTAATGAGCAAATGTGACTAA
- the LOC107015590 gene encoding UPF0481 protein At3g47200-like, protein MAHSIEMTSIDDQIPLLPQSENDEIEEGRKVDHLIHIKETNGHDPSGSQTKKSTNQIFDEMFEDLDNSSIKSCTIFKVIVGLSESNPDAYTPKMISIGPYHKKNPQLRSMEKHKLSYLRRFLQRKEGLDVERCINELKELKEEAIKCYEDIEDLGNDKHFCQMLLLDGCFVVEFIRECCKIYPEEEEEIINVHDCYIFRDLMLLENQLPFFVLDKLHGMTKQDDELPLAIQVNNVFTFFVNWPKMTLESSEEIEYDAENIKHLLHVVHIFSCHGNPMEDSKDSTISHKVMPNATELFEAGVTFVKEDKLGDNTNLFNSIKFENGLMKIPSFRVEDDTEILLRNLIAYEQQSSDVMPKYFSDFTTFMDYLIDSDKDVTLLRQKGITENWIGEDNEVASLFNKIGSGVFIYSEFYFKEECIKAIEHCKRPWNRMKANLKHNYFSNPWVGASTVAAIILLILTAIQTILAFTGPVKK, encoded by the exons ATGGCACACTCTATTGAGATGACTTCAATAGATGACCAAATTCCACTGCTTCctcaaagtgaaaatgatgaG ATAGAAGAAGGGAGGAAAGTGGATCATTTAAtccatataaaggaaacaaacGGTCATGATCCATCAGGGTCACAAACAAAGAAATCTACAAATCAAATCTTTGATGAAATGTTTGAGGATTTAGACAATTCGTCTATTAAATCTTGTACCATATTCAAAGTAATCGTAGGGCTAAGTGAGTCAAATCCAGATGCTTATACACCAAAGATGATCTCTATTGGTCCTTACCATAAGAAAAATCCTCAACTTCGTTCAATGGAAAAGCACAAACTATCATACCTAAGACGGTTTCTTCAACGAAAAGAGGGGCTTGATGTGGAAAGGTgtatcaatgaattgaaagaaCTGAAGGAGGAAGCAATAAAGTGTTATGAAGATATAGAAGACCTTGGTAATGACAAACATTTTTGCCAAATGTTATTGCTTGATGGTTGTTTTGTGGTTGAGTTTATTCGAGAGTGTTGTAAAATATAtccagaagaagaagaagaaattatcAATGTTCATGATTGTTACATATTTCGAGATTTGATGTTACTAGAAAATCAACTTCCTTTCTTTGTCCTCGACAAGCTTCATGGCATGACAAAGCAAGATGATGAATTACCATTGGCAATACAGGTGAATAATGTGTTTACCTTTTTTGTTAACTGGCCAAAAATGACCCTTGAATCCTCTGAAGAGATAGAATATGATGCAGAAAATATCAAACATTTACTTCATGTAGTACACATATTTTCATGTCATGGGAATCCAATGGAAGACTCAAAAGACAGCACAATATCTCATAAGGTCATGCCAAATGCAACAGAGCTTTTCGAAGCTGGAGTTACCTTCGTTAAGGAAGATAAACTTGGCGATAacacaaatttatttaatagtaTAAAGTTCGAGAATGGATTGATGAAAATCCCTAGTTTTCGAGTCGAAGATGATACAGAAATCCTCCTACGAAATCTCATTGCTTATGAGCAACAATCATCTGATGTGATGCCAAAATATTTCAGTGATTTtacaactttcatggattaTCTTATCGATTCAGACAAAGATGTGACTTTACTTCGCCAAAAAGGAATCACAGAGAACTGGATAGGAGAGGACAACGAGGTGGCTAGCCTCTTCAACAAAATCGGAAGTGGAGTTTTTATCTATTCCGAATTCTATTTCAAAGAAGAATGCATAAAAGCAATTGAACATTGTAAAAGACCATGGAATAGAATGAAGGCAAATTTGAAGCACAATTATTTTAGTAATCCTTGGGTAGGAGCTTCAACTGTGGCAGCCATCATACTCCTCATACTCACAGCTATACAGACTATACTAGCTTTCACAGGTCCCGTTAAGAAGTAA
- the LOC107015591 gene encoding uncharacterized protein At4g14342 isoform X2, whose amino-acid sequence MQASDRFNINSQLEHLQAKYVGTGHADLTRFEWAVNIQRDSYASYVGHYPMLAYFAIAENESIGRERYNFMQKMLLPCGLPPEREDD is encoded by the exons ATGCAGGCTAGTGATAGGTTCAATATCAACTCTCAGCTTGAGCACTTGCAAGCTAAATACGTTGGAACAGGACATGCCGACTTGACTCgatt TGAGTGGGCAGTGAACATTCAGCGTGACAGTTACGCATCTTATGTTGGACACTACCCAATGTTGGCATATTTTGCCATTGCAGAAAATGAATCAATCGGAAGAGAGCGCTACAATTTTATGCAG AAAATGCTTTTGCCTTGTGGTCTTCCACCTGAAAGGGAAGACGACTAA
- the LOC107015592 gene encoding putative UPF0481 protein At3g02645 isoform X1: protein MEHSIEIDDQIPLLSQTYQDELQTEGGRKVDPLILNIKEILVERFENLYKLRVKPMSIFKVNVGLRESNPDAYTPKMVSIGPYHRKNPQLRTMEKYKLLYLKRFLRRNERLDVDSCIKGLEEEARNCYDDIEDLNIGSGEFCEMLLLDGCFVVEFIRERVEIGPRQEDEITKSDIGCIYIQILRDLMLLENQLPFFVLNRLHEMTKQDDDIPLAIKAAISSTFFVDFKINEHTDSPLVVSKTGDIKHLLHAVHIHSCHGNLTKTSKDDTTWTKAMPNATELSEAGVRFSNHTNSNTNLFDIKFEDGLMTIPCFEVVDETESFLRNLIAYEQLSLEVQPKYFSDFAVFMDHLIDSDKDVNLLRQKGIIKRRMGENKDVSSLFNKIGNGVTMYSTFYYDNECLKASQHCQKRFNRLMANLLRNYFSSPWVGASTVAAIILLILTTIQTILAFTGSIK, encoded by the exons ATGGAACACTCCATTGAAATAGATGATCAAATTCCACTGCTTTCTCAAACTTATCAAGATGAG ttACAGACAGAAGGAGGGAGGAAAGTGGATCCTTTAATACTCAACATAAAGGAGATATTAGTTGAAAGATTTGAGAATTTATACAAATTGCGTGTTAAACCAATGAGCATATTCAAAGTAAATGTGGGGCTACGTGAATCAAATCCAGATGCTTATACACCAAAGATGGTCTCTATTGGTCCTTATCATAGGAAAAATCCTCAACTTCGTACAATGGAAAAGTACAAATTATTGTACCTAAAACGGTTTCTTAGACGAAACGAGAGGCTTGATGTGGATAGTTGCATCAAGGGGTTGGAGGAGGAAGCAAGGAATTGTTACGATGATATAGAAGACCTCAATATTGGAAGCGGCGAATTTTGCGAGATGTTGTTACTTGATGGTTGTTTTGTGGTTGAATTTATTCGAGAGCGTGTTGAGATAGGCCCAAGACAAGAAGACGAAATCACCAAAAGTGACATTGGTTGCATATATATTCAAATACTCCGAGATTTGATGTTACTAGAAAACCAACTTCCTTTCTTTGTCCTCAACAGGCTTCATGAGATGACAAAGCAAGATGATGATATCCCATTGGCAATAAAAGCTGCGATCTCGTCTACTTTTTTTGTTGACTTCAAAATCAATGAACATACCGATTCACCCTTAGTAGTATCTAAAACAGGTGATATCAAACATTTACTTCATGCAGTACACATACATTCATGTCATGGGAACCTCACGAAAACATCAAAAGACGACACAACGTGGACTAAGGCCATGCCAAATGCAACTGAGCTTTCTGAAGCTGGAGTTAGGTTTTCAAATCATACAAATAGTAATACAAATTTGTTTGATATTAAGTTTGAGGATGGACTGATGACAATCCCTTGTTTTGAAGTCGTAGATGAAACAGAATCCTTCCTGCGAAATCTCATTGCTTACGAACAACTATCATTGGAAGTACAACCTAAATATTTCAGTGACTTTGCAGTTTTCATGGATCACCTTATCGACTCAGACAAAGATGTCAATTTACTTCGCCAGAAAGGAATCATAAAACGCCGGATGGGAGAGAACAAAGACGTGTCTAGCCTCTTCAACAAAATCGGAAATGGGGTCACTATGTATTCCACCTTTTATTATGATAATGAATGCTTAAAAGCATCTCAACACTGTCAAAAAAGATTTAATAGGTTGATGGCAAATTTGCTGCGCAATTATTTTAGTAGTCCTTGGGTAGGAGCTTCAACTGTGGCAGCCATCATACTTCTCATACTCACAACTATACAGACTATTCTAGCTTTCACAGGTTCCATTAAGTAA
- the LOC107015987 gene encoding transcription factor SRM1-like, with the protein MTVDKSRSSIWSREQDIEFENALATYPEDCVDRWEKIAADVQGKTLQEVKNHYEILLDDVSRIESGYVPLPCYNSTFDRSLCNDVGGERIGKKSGVSGRLNSESNDGGKSTKLEQDRRKGVAWTEDEHRLFLLGLEKYGKGDWRSISRNFVVTRTPTQVASHAQKYFIRLNSMNKDRRRTSIHDITSVNSGDVSVPRVPITGQTIGSSGKSNKQSPTAPIAPIGVGIYGTTTIGQPVTGPMVNVVDQRQIQDLDIMGSSLGYYYDQS; encoded by the exons ATGACAGTAGATAAATCAAGAAGCTCAATTTGGAGCAGAGAGCAAGATATAGAATTTGAGAATGCATTAGCAACTTATCCTGAGGATTGTGTAGATAGGTGGGAGAAAATTGCAGCTGATGTTCAAGGGAAAACCTTACAAGAGGTTAAGAATCATTATGAAATTTTACTCGATGATGTGAGTCGAATCGAGTCTGGTTATGTTCCTTTGCCTTGCTACAACTCTACTTTTGACAGGTCTTTGTGCAATGATGTTGGTGGTGAAAGAATTGGCAAGAAGAGTGGGGTTTCAGGGAGGTTAAATAGTGAGTCAAATGATGGAGGTAAATCTACTAAATTGGAGCAGGACCGGCGTAAAGGGGTTGCTTGGACGGAGGATGAGCACAG ATTGTTCCTTCTTGGACTGGAAAAATATGGGAAAGGTGATTGGAGAAGCATCTCTCGAAACTTTGTTGTGACAAGAACTCCTACACAAGTGGCCAGTCATGCCCAAAAATATTTCATACGTTTAAACTCGATGAACAAGGACAGAAGACGAACAAGTATACATGACATTACTAGTGTTAATAGCGGAGATGTCTCAGTACCTCGAGTTCCAATCACTGGCCAAACAATTGGTTCTTCTGGCAAATCCAACAAACAATCTCCAACAGCACCAATTGCTCCCATTGGAGTTGGTATATATGGAACAACCACCATCGGACAACCAGTAACAGGACCAATGGTTAACGTAGTTGATCAGAGGCAGATTCAGGATTTGGACATTATGGGTTCAAGTTTGGGATATTACTACGACCAATCTTGA
- the LOC107015969 gene encoding uncharacterized protein LOC107015969 isoform X2, with amino-acid sequence MSPLTIQLQPSPFPLTNPANPQITIFTLPNRPRILIPQATFSSSSNSPLWTISEIARAVNGRIIRWGPPGTVCTDTRTLEPGQWFLPLVGQNFDAHNFVTPKLATKGCVGVIGNWVCEGWNNGFVQVEGDTMSSLKRLGFYARNRFTGCLIGLTGSVGKTTTKTMIALALESVGTVYYSPGNWNNEIGIALSLIGMSRDVGFGVLEMGMSKKGEILELSRMCRPDVRVILNVNAAHLENFANLEEVSMAKGEILREAMPGDVCVLNGDDPLVMSLPVPVGVKKVVFGRQFGCDVRLVSSQIIDRGRRVEIVLEGFNEIPGLHLAVNACAAAAVASALGVPLALAGKSLSRFIPVHRRSELEVTKNGITIINDVYNASPASTQAAIDLLRNIDCKGKRVAILGDMLELGPTEFKFHELMLQICCDAQFDVVALVGMRFVRAAESTDFGPDTKLVCTTDAHQMASKIIDYLNSGDVVLVKGSRRIRMEVIVDAVKSIHFGVPLCHAVMSKCD; translated from the exons ATGAGTCCACTGACCATTCAACTTCAGCCTTCTCCATTCCCACTTACAAATCCAGCAAACCCCCAAATCACCATTTTCACTTTACCCAACAGACCAAGAATCTTGATTCCTCAAGCgacattttcttcttcatcaaattctcCTCTTTGGACCATTTCAGAGATAGCCAGGGCTGTTAATGGCAGAATCATCAGATGGGGTCCACCTGGAACAGTCTGTACGGACACCAGAACCCTTGAACCAGGACAATGGTTTCTCCCCCTTGTTGGACAAAACTTTGATGCCCATAATTTCGTTACCCCTAAATTAGCCACAAAAGGGTGTGTTGGAGTGATTGGGAACTGGGTTTGTGAGGGTTGGAACAATGGGTTTGTACAGGTAGAAGGTGACACTATGAGTTCTTTAAAAAGATTAGGTTTTTATGCAAGAAACAGGTTTACTGGTTGTTTAATTGGTTTGACAGGAAGTGTGGGGAAAACTACTACAAAGACTATGATAGCATTAGCTTTGGAGAGTGTTGGAACTGTTTATTATAGTCCAGGGAACTGGAATAACGAGATTGGGATTGCGTTATCGCTTATTGGGATGTCGAGGGATGTCGGGTTTGGTGTTTTGGAGATGGGGAtgagcaagaaaggagaaatcTTGGAGCTGTCCAGGATGTGTAGACCAGATGTAAGGGTGATTTTGAATGTGAATGCTGCACATTTGGAGAATTTCGCGAACTTGGAGGAGGTTTCCATGGCGAAAGGGGAGATTTTAAGAGAAGCAATGCCAGGGGATGTGTGTGTATTGAATGGTGATGATCCCCTTGTCATGAGCCTCCCAGTTCCAGTTGGAGTTAAGAAG GTGGTTTTTGGTCGACAGTTTGGCTGTGATGTTCGTTTAGTTTCTTCACAAATCATAGACAGAGGTCGCAGAGTAGAAATTGTTCTAGAAGGGTTCAACGAGAT TCCTGGCTTGCATTTGGCCGTTAATGCATGTGCAGCTGCTGCTGTCGCTAGTGCTCTTGGCGTTCCGCTTGCTCTAGCTGGAAAGTCCTTATCCAGATTTATACCTGTTCACCGAAGATCAGAGCTTGAAGTGACCAAGAATGGGATTACAATAATAAATGATGTTTACAATGCAAGTCCAGCTAGTACTCAAGCTGCAATTGACTTGTTAAGAAACATTGACTGCAAAGGTAAACGAGTTGCTATACTCGGAGACATGCTTGAACTTGGTCCAACAGAATTCAAGTTTCATGAGTTGATGCTACAGATTTGCTGCGATGCTCAGTTTGATGTGGTTGCACTTGTTGGAATGAGGTTTGTACGTGCAGCTGAGAGTACAGACTTTGGGCCAGATACAAAACTGGTCTGCACTACTGATGCTCACCAGATGGCTTCTAAAATCATCGATTATCTAAATAGTGGTGATGTCGTCCTAGTCAAAGGCAGTCGTCGAATAAGAATGGAGGTAATTGTCGATGCGGTTAAGTCTATCCACTTTGGTGTCCCACTTTGCCATGCAGTAATGAGCAAATGTGACTAA
- the LOC107015592 gene encoding putative UPF0481 protein At3g02645 isoform X2 produces the protein MEHSIEIDDQIPLLSQTYQDETEGGRKVDPLILNIKEILVERFENLYKLRVKPMSIFKVNVGLRESNPDAYTPKMVSIGPYHRKNPQLRTMEKYKLLYLKRFLRRNERLDVDSCIKGLEEEARNCYDDIEDLNIGSGEFCEMLLLDGCFVVEFIRERVEIGPRQEDEITKSDIGCIYIQILRDLMLLENQLPFFVLNRLHEMTKQDDDIPLAIKAAISSTFFVDFKINEHTDSPLVVSKTGDIKHLLHAVHIHSCHGNLTKTSKDDTTWTKAMPNATELSEAGVRFSNHTNSNTNLFDIKFEDGLMTIPCFEVVDETESFLRNLIAYEQLSLEVQPKYFSDFAVFMDHLIDSDKDVNLLRQKGIIKRRMGENKDVSSLFNKIGNGVTMYSTFYYDNECLKASQHCQKRFNRLMANLLRNYFSSPWVGASTVAAIILLILTTIQTILAFTGSIK, from the exons ATGGAACACTCCATTGAAATAGATGATCAAATTCCACTGCTTTCTCAAACTTATCAAGATGAG ACAGAAGGAGGGAGGAAAGTGGATCCTTTAATACTCAACATAAAGGAGATATTAGTTGAAAGATTTGAGAATTTATACAAATTGCGTGTTAAACCAATGAGCATATTCAAAGTAAATGTGGGGCTACGTGAATCAAATCCAGATGCTTATACACCAAAGATGGTCTCTATTGGTCCTTATCATAGGAAAAATCCTCAACTTCGTACAATGGAAAAGTACAAATTATTGTACCTAAAACGGTTTCTTAGACGAAACGAGAGGCTTGATGTGGATAGTTGCATCAAGGGGTTGGAGGAGGAAGCAAGGAATTGTTACGATGATATAGAAGACCTCAATATTGGAAGCGGCGAATTTTGCGAGATGTTGTTACTTGATGGTTGTTTTGTGGTTGAATTTATTCGAGAGCGTGTTGAGATAGGCCCAAGACAAGAAGACGAAATCACCAAAAGTGACATTGGTTGCATATATATTCAAATACTCCGAGATTTGATGTTACTAGAAAACCAACTTCCTTTCTTTGTCCTCAACAGGCTTCATGAGATGACAAAGCAAGATGATGATATCCCATTGGCAATAAAAGCTGCGATCTCGTCTACTTTTTTTGTTGACTTCAAAATCAATGAACATACCGATTCACCCTTAGTAGTATCTAAAACAGGTGATATCAAACATTTACTTCATGCAGTACACATACATTCATGTCATGGGAACCTCACGAAAACATCAAAAGACGACACAACGTGGACTAAGGCCATGCCAAATGCAACTGAGCTTTCTGAAGCTGGAGTTAGGTTTTCAAATCATACAAATAGTAATACAAATTTGTTTGATATTAAGTTTGAGGATGGACTGATGACAATCCCTTGTTTTGAAGTCGTAGATGAAACAGAATCCTTCCTGCGAAATCTCATTGCTTACGAACAACTATCATTGGAAGTACAACCTAAATATTTCAGTGACTTTGCAGTTTTCATGGATCACCTTATCGACTCAGACAAAGATGTCAATTTACTTCGCCAGAAAGGAATCATAAAACGCCGGATGGGAGAGAACAAAGACGTGTCTAGCCTCTTCAACAAAATCGGAAATGGGGTCACTATGTATTCCACCTTTTATTATGATAATGAATGCTTAAAAGCATCTCAACACTGTCAAAAAAGATTTAATAGGTTGATGGCAAATTTGCTGCGCAATTATTTTAGTAGTCCTTGGGTAGGAGCTTCAACTGTGGCAGCCATCATACTTCTCATACTCACAACTATACAGACTATTCTAGCTTTCACAGGTTCCATTAAGTAA